AACGTTAGTTGGTAATTAGAAAGTTTTGCTTCCGTTTTCTTTGGTTTCTTTAGCCACTCAAATACTCATGTCCATATTTGTATAGAAAACCCTGAATTCATCAGTTATAGTTAGAGTTATTTTCTAATTTTCTTTCAcctcaaatttcatcatttaaTTTTCAATTAATTTGAAGTTTATTTCAAAACTATTCGTTTTGTTGCGCTGATCATTTAGAACAGTATTATTATAGCAGTGTTAAGTGGGAATCAGTCGGTGGAAATATGACATAATTCGTGACTTATTAGTCCACCACCCACTATGATAATAATAAAATCTGATTAAAAATCATGGTGTTTGAAACATCATCATATATTTCTTTCaaactttactttttttttgaaaaatatatttttggtGCTATCATTGATTCTTATTATCAATAAATCTCTGTTTCTAAATTTCCCTCTCTTTTCCTCTTTTGCCTTTCTTCTGAAATTTGTTACTAGTTTTGTGTCACTCCTACTCCTCCGAGAAAACATACAAATTCAGCCACTGTATAATTGCATATCAATTCAGTCGCTATATAATTGCTCACTTTCAAGTATTAATTGGCCATTTATATTCAATAGTTACGTCTTTATTAAAGCAAAAGCCAACAACCCACTCATGCACTATGTGTTATTCTTCCATCAATTTTGTGACGCAATATTAGAATTTCATAAGTATACGTACATATGTACTGTATGTATGTGTTTGTATTCACGTACCAAATACCCTTTCTACGTATTCACTTACAGACCAATGAATCGCGCTAAACCACTATCTTCTTATGTTTGCAGAGGATCTCCACCACATAAACAACTCGGGTATACATTTaacactacacaaggttcatggTCCATGCTCACCTCTATCCGCATCACAACCGTTGATCAACATCCTGAATCACGATGAACAGCGTGTCCGTAGCCTTAACTCTAGACTCACAAAATCCACCATTACCACCACCTCATCGTCAAAATCACAGAAGTCAGTACCGAGATTAAAGCCCAAGTCCATCAACATTCCGTTAAAACCCGGGTCTGCATTAAACACGGGTAATTATTACATTAATATGGGTTTGGGTACACCATCAAAATCCTACCCCATGATTGTTGATACTGGTAGTTCATTAACGTGGCTGCAGTGTCAACCCTGTCAAGTATATTGCCATAGTCAATTGGGTCCAATATTTGCTCCTACTGCGTCAGGCACGTACAAACCCGTAACCTGCAGTGCAGCTGAATGCACTGGTTTAGAAGCTGCCACCCTTAATCCGTCAGCGTGTTCAAAGAAAAACGTATGCATCTATCAAGCTAGTTATGGTGATAGTTCGTATTCTATTGGGTATTTGAGTAGTGATGTATTAAGCTTAGGTCCGTCAGAAAACCTAAACGGCTTTGTTTATGGGTGCGGTCAAGACAACGATGGGCTTTTTGGAAAAGCAGCAGGACTTATTGGACTCAGTCGCAATAAACTCTCCATGTTAACTCAGGTATCTTCCAAATATGGGAACGTATTTTCTTACTGTCTACCAACATCCGCTTCTACCGGTACATTATCGATCGGAAAAACTGCATATGATCCAACAAATTACAAGTTCACTCCGATGCTAACTGATCCTCGAGACTCCACTTTGTATTTTCTACGTTTAACAGCCATCACTGTTGCTGGATACCCAATAGCCGTAGCTGCAGATAAGTACCAGACATCCACCATTATCGATTCGGGTACAGTAATTACACGGTTGCCTGCATCTATATATGCAGCATTGAAGGTGGCTTTTGCAAAAGGAATGTCAAAATACGCGACAGCCCCGGCGTTCTCGATATTAGACACGTGCTTTAAAGCGAGTAGCGCGGGAATTGTCGTGCCTCCAGTAAGTATGGTATTCTCAGGTGGTGCTGATATGAAACTGAGTGCCCAAAATGTTGTTATTGAAGTTGAGACTGGGACTACTTGTTTGGCATTTGCTGGTAGTGATGATGATACTGGAGTTGCTATAATCGGTAATCTTCAACAAGAAACTTTCAAAGTTGCTTATGATGTTACTAACTCAAAAATAGGGTTTGCTGCTGGTGGGTGTACATAGTGAAAGTGACTATGATATTCACAGGTTATACTACTGATTGATGAAATGGAAGGACCGTCTTTCCCTTTACTTaaggaaaacaaaaatatataagaaaaatcaTTTTTACTTTGTTACTTTGCCTTGTTTTGTTCCTTGTAAATTATCATATTTATATGATAATATGtgtcgaagaaaaaaaaaatgaaaaacactaTACAGTTAGCTTTTAATTATTTGTAAAATGGGAAGATGTTTAATTGTGAAATACTGTAGTACTACTCTATTATAATGGAAGATATCAGCATAAAACTTTTCTATTTAATGAGGCTTATGTGGATTGTGATTGATTTCAATAGATCGACCCCATATCCAACTTCTCTAAGCTTGTACATTCGTCTAACCGGTTTCCTGTATCCCACTGTCTTGTtatcaaggtttgaaaaacggccgtttttttCGAGAAAATGTCCGTTATAACGCTCACGCCCATATACCGTGCCCGTGAGGCTCACCAacacgcttacctaaataacaccgataaataggaaaaaatggcgttatttagacccgttataaccgttttcacacctgtgattaccgtttttctaaaattaatatttcagttttttcttctaaataacattttaacacacgttttttacaccgtattttccgttttcataccggttaaacccgtttttaaggaaaaaaaatttgagttggagaaattcttatacaatttttaatttcaaacttacaactaaaatttcataaataatcattaaacacttcaaattttataaacttacaataagtaacctagtgacagtagtgcttgaaattttaaagacaaaccaacttgtaccggcatttttttccgacttattcaagtattttctgttttctcgacgattctcagttgattcctcctcctcttcctccgcctcatattggttcgcgtaatgcatttggctgtcgtagttaacagtatcgtcatcttcataaccatagtcttcttcctcattatcattacgattatctacttcattattgatattaatattggaattatactcttcattaattcctcgggtatcttcttctggacgatcttcagtgtaatgagaattgtatatgggattttcattttcatgaccttgtgtattgtctccaaatgttaggttaccaaagtcataaacaaagttactcactggcaacttttgatatgagatttcaacttctggatcatgccattcgtatggtggagggagaggctctggattattagctgcttcctcttccaattcatttaaccaatgttcttcctgaagtaaaactggtgtttcatcatcccctactatccaatcaagcatattttcatctgtcagcaggctatgaacatcgtggacatcgatgttatgtcgctttgctttaccttgaactctttgctgctccaatcttaaattgtactgaacatataccaaatcgtttattcttgacgaaactaaacggttgcgtagtttggtgtgaattctttcaaacacactccaattcctctcggatccagacgatgtgtttgtctggcttagtatctttaccgcgatcctctggagtgatggaaactgagcaccgtatgacaaccaccagcttacaggatcaccttgcagagcagccaatcttgctgatggtgatgcaaattggccttgcatcatttgcattcttcccgcctaaaaatatcaaaaactgtgaatagaaattcatataattacgaaattaattgttaataaaaattcacacctctagcaatcatgtcgcttgttcttgagggctactaatcatttttgatataacttcactgagacaaatttggggctgagaaatttcattgttgatgagattggctgctgggttgtagatataatatggattcagaaaatgcgctgcaacatgaagaggagaactcaactgatctttccatcgtcggttaatcacacctacaatagaattatttcgagttttacccaaacccctttctatagtttccacacatgtagaaagtgcatgaaacaaataacacatggtaggtttatctgaatccaagaaacagatcattttcaataaaggaccaaccatcatgcatgcattttggcatgtgtgccaaaacatctcattcaaaataatgtttttcacatctttagccgtacgagtttttccttctggcgagttcacaaattcttggtctacaaaaagactctcgattgcattacgttgatcaatgatacttttgattgcgataaaatttgtcgcaaaccttgttaagccagggcgcaatagattgcgtcccccagaatgttgtctgaatctagcaagaacccaaccatgattataaataaatttactgatttttctagcttctgaaatcacacctttaacaaaggggaacttttcagtatcttccaacattaaatccaacacatgagctgcacaaggtacccaaaaaaatgtaccatactctatggccaatctcatacctattaaaacaaaatgagaaatgaattaataatatataaaaataaacaactgtaattaaattaagttgtaatagttacctgcggctttgaattgggatccttgatcagttactatttgaacaatatttgtcggaccaatatcttctataaccggtctgaacaaactcatcaaatactctgctgtcaaccgattatgctcgatgtcaacgcttttcaaaaatgtgtcccatggccactgtaaactaagaagtttacaatcgtatggttatttttgtttttccaaccatctgacatgagtgtacacccatactctctccaataatttcgttggaccgacaccacatccttctgaatcctttgtttttcctgccttaataatgggttcgacaacttataggaagacggagctctgtatgattttccgaaatttgcaactgcattgaatgcctcgtggtactgagttgagttggccacattgaagggaatatcattagcatagaaaaaacgtccaacagaagaatcaactttttcccggcatgttttacttctcccaaaattcgccatgctaggttgagaatccctattagtattatattgtcctcccatatctacagacatcctaggtgcttggtgtggtgtacgcattgaagaactaggtatgtccatagaggcctgtggacgctgtgatgtaccttctccggcattagtattcttactttttcgtccaaaaaggttcttcaacttcgataacccgcccattttcttttgtgttaccggcgcttgttcttcttcatctatatcatgcacagggttccacggttcattttcatacatatcttgaattttgtatcttcatattcagtttctggtactcgttgccgttttgctttgtttctgtcttgcacccatacttttgctaaatttttaatctcaggtggcacatgcatgcagggagtaattgtacctctttgttgtgccaaatgcattttgaaacgcgaaattcccgcagacacttctttttcacaaaaattacacttcaactttttaccatcactcattacagtacaatatgcatgaaaaacatctcgttttgcagatgttgatccttccattatattctgtaagtaggaaatttcacatagcaataagtgatatataaatacaagttaagtggacatattccatcaatataaaaatgGTTAGAGTAGCATTATAATTAGAAATCACAAGTTGCATTAGTCATTTACTCAACTTGAATATTAAAAGTTGAAATTAAGGATCGTGTAGCCTCTCATTTTTTCATGATTGAGAACAGGAATACAAACATACCAtacatcaattcatcatgccattttttttataaagaaacaatgattttttacgtgccaactgattcaagttgatggactatttaattatgaatattaacatttattaaaacatttcttaaataaatgataataaaatgaacaaaaaatctatatttcttaaaacatttcttagataaaaatgaaacatttattaagtaaatatacgttaatagaatgaaacatttttcacttaacatttcttaaatatttctcaaacatcatgaaagaaaaaaacatcgatatttctcaaacatctatattcactactctaacatcatgaaagaaaaaaacgataataaataaattaataacgtattaataaattatatctctaattgaatgaaaaatctacaaaaaataatatacctcttaaacttgtatttgagaaattcaaaatgtaaagcattcctttgagcaagaagcagagaaccagagaaccagaggtattgatttcataattctcttcttgtccttttaaagcattcctttgggcaagaagacataatagctagcaaatcgaaatattcttgaaacatttggaatctcgttgcatgcgtatataagcacaggctagctatgtctttgatcatgaaaccaactactctttttacttttttttttgttttatttctttaacttttgagtctgaactctaaagtacagaccacatgtagcatatactgtacacacctccaaatgaaaaagaaaaagataaatcgactccctgacttccctctctcactctctttttctctagctagtctctgactctcttcctgttgcattccttgttggttagtcttgtagcaagtagctaagagcctaggagtattatttgacaacaaagttttgactgcttttgaatccgaatatgcattattgaaatattggggaatgcattgaactattcgagtgacaacttgaacatatcaagtggatagtgatagtatgcgtgtataaatattgtcggtagacgataactacaatgcattattataagtcatagacttagggttgtgaattttactaAATATCcataaatttatatgttaaaaatccataaacaaataaataaaaaatcaaataaataacttaaactaaaaaaaatgaaaaaacgtagtaacaacgttatttagacccgttgtaaccgttttcacagctgtaattaccgttacataggaaattcagatcacaaattatttatttttcttatttaaccgttatcacacccgttattttaaaaaaacgtcaaaaaaacgcgttttattcctatataacgcgtttttgacccaaaacgtgctcacacccgtcaaaacacgttataacggtcacgcctagtacctgtgacctgggccgtgacccgtttttcgaaccttgCTTGTTATACAGCCTGTTTCTGAATCACAGTTTAATCTAGCTGATTTCCAAACATTACCGAGTGAGCTCTTGAAATACCCCACATCTGGCAAATCCTTCAAGGCTTCAACAGTCCTTTTACTCTTTTAGGCAGTGTGGCTCGAGTGATAACGCGTGCTTTTATCATAAGGAAGATGTCTATATAATTCTTAAATGCATGAATATTTGTATTCCTACAGAGTCACACAAAAATCACCGCCCTTATGAAATTTGTTGCATGTTCAGGTGATGAGTCTGGTGGTTCTACTTCGCAGTGGCCGAACAAGGAACCCAATGAAAAAGTGGGCTTGTTTATTTTGTTATTCGGGCTTAAGGCTTAAATTTAGACTTAGGAACTCAACTAAAACGAAATCTGTTTTCAGACATACAACATTCTTTTAAGGCATACCTAATGATATCAAAATAGGATCACTAGGTTGTAAAACTCATCACTTCTTATCCATCCTTTTTTTAATGTTGGCAGTTACGCTCTTACTTAATTTGATTAAATCTAGTGGTAACGATTAATTAGTAAAGATAATGATTGATTAATGTTAAATATAGTGATGGAGTCCTAAGTATTATTGTGTATTAGAAGAGAAATCAAATTTGTGAAAGATAGTTAGGGTTTTTAGAGAAAAAGAGGGAGAAGTGAAAATAAAACTcagtttttgagattttagtgactggaagtgaccaaaatgtgtgattcaaatgatGAAGGAGAATCTTAAAGGCCAAAAAATACACATTAGTCATTACGAAGATTGAATTTTTACAAACATTTTTGGTTGTTTAGTGTTAGGTTCGGTTGATAAACTAAGAGCCGAACCTTGTCGGAAAGATCAATTTGGCTAATAAATTTATAGCTGAACCTCACTATATGACACAAATATCAATAGTTCGGATAACTCGAACTGCAGTCATTGTTAACTGAACCTATAATTTATAGGCTTCGCGCCTACAAGTTAAAACCCGGTTGCCAATTCTACCCATTGTGTAGTTATGCCTTTTGGCCTTGAtgtgttgtagaaagtggtaaaaagaagttggtttctcatATTTGTGAAGGTTGATTTTTATACTCAAATTCTAATATTTAAACTAAAAAcctcaaaacaaagttgatatcaagatTATAAGAagcactgagactcgggattccaccattaatcggTTAAGTGATTCAatgtaatcaatattcatgcaattcatcccaaccaaacacccataccagcattGTCAAGTCTATCCCAGCCAAATCCAGCGATTAAATATCTCTCAAACAACTCCAAAAATCGAATCTTGAATCTGCTgttattttcccgccatttttctggtttgaatttgagaagaaagtggtgtccccctatccgctCCTGAGATCCCTTTAGCACATTCCtagggggtgcctttagtaattttttggGTGTCTGTATCACCTTTCGAGCCATTTTTTACATAAATACTTATTCCAACCAAATacgtacaaaaatgagcactattaaTATATAGAATTGAGATTAATCAGATACAaatatgtgtctatcaaatacctacacacttattattttctagctcctcgagcaaatctaatttaGAAAAAAAATCGTAAGTCACTGTCATAAGCatcacgattgcacttagcaACAAGTCATTGAACCCCTATGTGGCCCtgatggccgagttatagtctcgggagggtttacaagaggtgtacccacaaaacctttactccaaaccctggCTACCTTTGAAAAATATATGAACGACACTAAACAATCTCCTTAGTTGGCATACTCTCGCTAGCTATGTGAGGAATTACCTTGATTTCAATCCAagtgttgtacacgagtttgcactcaagcgtactaaaattcatatataattcAACAGAGCTTTATTacaatggacatcaatatccggaatgaaacaaatcacatgaatagataaagaagatggacATAGAGATAAATGGTTTGTAAATATTGACTAAAGTGATCGTTGTTTcccagaatatatatatatatatatatatatatatatatatatatatgaacgtCAATGCCAAGATGAATCCTGATGGATTAAGATACTGGTATGAATCCCAACTCTAATATCAACATAGTTGGTATATACAAAGTTCCCACCGGTCGATAATCccaattctagatcaactcatctggtatatacaagggtccCACCGGTCGAtttatttattgaaaaataataatattttttctttttaattttgtttttttcgGTCTGATTAGTCTAATTGGACTGATCCTTTTTTTTCCC
The nucleotide sequence above comes from Papaver somniferum cultivar HN1 chromosome 8, ASM357369v1, whole genome shotgun sequence. Encoded proteins:
- the LOC113302295 gene encoding aspartyl protease family protein At5g10770-like, whose translation is MGLVLCVVFSYLLFLATAPNSSSGDEGQSIKTCSHKLQEDLHHINNSGIHLTLHKVHGPCSPLSASQPLINILNHDEQRVRSLNSRLTKSTITTTSSSKSQKSVPRLKPKSINIPLKPGSALNTGNYYINMGLGTPSKSYPMIVDTGSSLTWLQCQPCQVYCHSQLGPIFAPTASGTYKPVTCSAAECTGLEAATLNPSACSKKNVCIYQASYGDSSYSIGYLSSDVLSLGPSENLNGFVYGCGQDNDGLFGKAAGLIGLSRNKLSMLTQVSSKYGNVFSYCLPTSASTGTLSIGKTAYDPTNYKFTPMLTDPRDSTLYFLRLTAITVAGYPIAVAADKYQTSTIIDSGTVITRLPASIYAALKVAFAKGMSKYATAPAFSILDTCFKASSAGIVVPPVSMVFSGGADMKLSAQNVVIEVETGTTCLAFAGSDDDTGVAIIGNLQQETFKVAYDVTNSKIGFAAGGCT